From the genome of Acidobacteriota bacterium:
GCCGCCGGGCCGCGTTGACGAGAAGGGCCTTGGTCATGGCGGGGCTGGGGGGCTCCATCCCCCCGTCGAGGAAGCGCTGGCGGAGCAGAGCCGCCGCCCCGGCCACCGCGGGCGCCGCGTGGCTGGTGCCCGAGGAAGCCGTGGTCCACTGCTGGCCCAGGGGCCAGAAGTTCTCGAAGAAGGGGCCCGCGCAGACGCCCGCGGCATTGAAGCAGGGGTCCGCCTGACCGAGAGCGGGGGGAGACGCGGTCTGGACCACTCCCCCCGTGACGTGGGTGCCGGGCGCCACCAGGTCCGGTTTGGACCTCCCGTCGTCGCAGGGGCCGCGGCTCGAAAAGGGCGCCACGTCCCCGGCGTTGTCCGCCGCCCCGTCTCCCACGCCGCACTGGTCGTTTCCCCCGAAGGACCTCACGTTTTCCGAGGCTCCCACGGTGATCACGTTCTTGGCCGTCCCGGGAGCGCCCACGGTGCTGGGCGCGGGACCCAGGTTGCCGGCCGAGAAGACCACCACCATCTCCTGGTTCCCGGCGGCGGGTCGGGGCGATCCGTCGGGTTGGGCGTCCCGGACCAGCGCGTCGTAGGCCTGCGCATCCAGGGTGTAGGCCCCCTCCGCCGGGGAGCCCCAGCTGTTGCTGCTGATCCTCGCTCCGTCCGCATAGGCGCGAGACAGAAGCTCCGCGTAGTTCGGGTGGGTGAAGGACGCCGGATCGAAGATCACCGACGAGCCGATCCGGACGAAGGGGCAGATCCCCAGGCCGTAGCGGTACCCTTCCGGATCCGCGTGGGGAAAGGCCCCCTCCGTCGAATACCCCGCCACGATGTGGGCGTTGAGGGTCCCGTGCCCGTCGCAGCCCGCGAGGGTGCTTCCGCCGTGGGGGGTCCCCACGAGCCGCGCGTAGGCCATCCGGCTGGCTCCGGGCCGGAGACCCGATTCGTAGAGGGCGAAGTGATTGGGCAGGAGGGTCCCGTTGTCCACCCCGCTGTCCGAGACGTCTACCGCAAATCCCGAGGCGGCGAAGGACGCCTGGGAGAACCCCCGGGCCAGAAGCCAATCCAGGTATCCTGGACCGGCCGGAGAACCATCCACAATCTGCCCCGCCAAGATCTGAGCCTGGCGCTCGTCGTGGAGCTCCGGCACGGCGTAACGGCCTACGGAGACCACATCGGGGCGGCCCGCCGCGGCCTCGACGGCCTCGGGGGGAAGCGGGAGAACCACGTTTCGGTAGCCGAGAAGGACGTAGTCCTGGACCGGTTCGCCCGCCCCGAGGGCCCCGAGGTGGACGAGGGTCTCCGCGTTGGCCTGAGGATCCAGGGCCATCTGAACCGCGTGGAGGGCCGGCCCGCCGGAAGCCTCTCTCCCCCGCCGGCCCTCGGCGGCGGAGATGGCCCCGGGCTGGATCTTCAGCGCGGGGGGTAGCACCGCCAGCGCCGCCCCCGGCGAGCCCGATCTCCGGAGCCGCGCCAGGGCCTTCGGCCCGTCCCCATACACAATGTAAGCGTTCTCCGGCAGATAGGCGAGGACCCGAAGCCCGGCGCGGTCCAGTCCCCGCCTCCACCGAGGAGTGATGGGACCCGGCGCTTGAACCACGAGAACGCAGGGCCCCCCGGGCAAGTTCGCCGCCTCCCCCCTCGCTCCGTAGGAGTCGAGGGGATGGAGATCTCCCCCATTGAGCCTCACCGG
Proteins encoded in this window:
- a CDS encoding S8 family serine peptidase; the encoded protein is MKRIRGMQWVWAAALGICLTASGSERPPVRLNGGDLHPLDSYGARGEAANLPGGPCVLVVQAPGPITPRWRRGLDRAGLRVLAYLPENAYIVYGDGPKALARLRRSGSPGAALAVLPPALKIQPGAISAAEGRRGREASGGPALHAVQMALDPQANAETLVHLGALGAGEPVQDYVLLGYRNVVLPLPPEAVEAAAGRPDVVSVGRYAVPELHDERQAQILAGQIVDGSPAGPGYLDWLLARGFSQASFAASGFAVDVSDSGVDNGTLLPNHFALYESGLRPGASRMAYARLVGTPHGGSTLAGCDGHGTLNAHIVAGYSTEGAFPHADPEGYRYGLGICPFVRIGSSVIFDPASFTHPNYAELLSRAYADGARISSNSWGSPAEGAYTLDAQAYDALVRDAQPDGSPRPAAGNQEMVVVFSAGNLGPAPSTVGAPGTAKNVITVGASENVRSFGGNDQCGVGDGAADNAGDVAPFSSRGPCDDGRSKPDLVAPGTHVTGGVVQTASPPALGQADPCFNAAGVCAGPFFENFWPLGQQWTTASSGTSHAAPAVAGAAALLRQRFLDGGMEPPSPAMTKALLVNAARRLGGTGAGAGLPSNSQGWGLPDLGKAFEDAPRLLRDQVPEDLFTSPGQERVFVVRPSDPGQALRITLAWTDAPGSTVGPAYANDLDLQVTAGGRLYFGNVFLGEVSQTGGSPDRRNNVEEVVLPAGTEGPVAIRVRAANLPADGVPNFGGATDQDFALVVSNAVSVSSAVFLAESASLEDESCKPGNGSLDPGESATVRFILRNVGNLAADDLSAELLAGQGVLEPGDPGSFGPVPPGGPSASAPFSLLVDPDLACGQTVTAVLALSDGSSSLGEVSFDLPTGDGSAVCCVPLTCSASAMPHSGQAPLSVSFEGDAFGGTGGAISWLWDFGDGTPPSEEQDPVHVYAVQGQFTWRATVTDGLNVCEQTGVVSAYRLALRDDRNRSQLCVNSATGEYVFTLLSGAGAGRSFSGTGVVANGGTQFWTVAGDPNSITAILDLRTFRARAYFSNSVQGVYSALVDSDIGNNPPPCSW